The DNA sequence GCGTTACGAAAGTAGCAGCCATTGCCGAAGAAATTAAAAACCCTGGCCGAAATCTCCCTATCGCCATGCTGCTGGCGCTTGTGATTGTCACCACCTTGTATACACTGGTAAGTTTTGCTATGGTCGGAAATATTCCAATAGAGGAATTCAGTACCGACTTGCACCCCGTTTACACGCTCGCGGATAAAGTCATGGGGCACTGGGCTGGCATTGCTGCGGCTGTTCTTGGTGTGGTCACCCTTATTTCTATGGCCAACAGTGGCGTGCTCGCTGCTTCGCGTTTTCCCTTCGCGATGAGCCGCGACCGACTGGCACCCGAGCAACTCGGGAAAGTACACCAAAAGTACTTGACGCCCATCCTGGCCATCGTCATTACCTGCGGGATGATGGCACTGGTTATTATCTTTTTGGAAGTAGAAAAAATCGCTAAGCTGGCCAGTGCTTTCAAAGTGATGATGTTTATTTTGGTGAATTTCTGCGTCATCGTTTTGCGCGAAACTTCCGTGGCCTGGTACCAGCCCAAATTCCGCTCACCGCTGTACCCCTGGATGCAAATTTTCGGTATTATTTCCGGACTGGCATTGCTTTATGTACTGGGTATGTCGGCCCTATTAGGCGCGCTAGGTATCATTACTGCTGGCTTAATCACTTTTTACCTTTACGGAAAATCGAGGGTGCAGCGCAGCGGTGTACTTAAGGTTTATGGGCATCGCCCGGCAGCTTTTCTGCTCTATCGCCGCCGGGAGAATGCCGCCAAAGCTGCCGCTCAGCACGACCTCAACAGCGCCAGAGAAAACGCCGCCAATCTTGATGGCGCACTGGCCTCCAATGTTCGTACCGTTACGCCTTTGTTTGGTGCCGAGCGCTCGGCCGAAATGTTGGTAGAAATGTCTGCCGCACTCGCCCAAGGCAACAAGGTGCAGGTCGTCCACCTCCGAGAGGTGCCTGATCAGACGCGCTTGGCTGATGTCCTGGATGACGACCCCAAAGTCAACGCACTCAACCGCCGTATCAGCGTCATGGCGAAAGAACATTCGATTGATGTCGATTTTGATGCTGCCGTCACGCACGACCTGGTGAAAACGATTCAAGACATCAGTGAACAGACCCACTGCCGCTGGCTGGTCGCTGGCTGGAATGGTCGGCAAACGGCCAACAGCATCTTTGTCCGCAACCCAATGGGCTGGCTGCTCACCCATATTGACAGCAATTTCGCCCTCTTTCTCGACAATGGCGTCCGCTATATCCGGCGGATCGTCGTGGCTATCCGGCCTGGCCGCCAGAACCCCGAATTTATCAAAGCTTGCGATCGTATTGCGCAGTTCTACGGTGCCGAACTGACCCTCATGCGCGTGACCATGCCCAAAGCAACAGAGGAAGAACGTGAAGAACTAAGAGCCCAATCTCAAGCCCTACTAAGCTCCTGCTCTTCCCCCGCTAAACTCCGGGTAGAGGTATCCGCCGACCCCGTACAAGCCCTCTCCGAAGCTTCCGCAGAGTACGACTTGCTCGTCATTGGCACCCCCGCAAAAGACAATTGGCTGGATGTATTGGTGGGAGTAAATAAAGATCGGTTTGCGAAGAATGCCGCTTGTTCGGTGTTGAGGTTGACGTTTAAGTAAAAGGTTGAGTAAAATGTATTTAATCTGTATCTTACTGATGATAATGATCCAATGAATTACACGGCATGCTAAAGTTATTATTTTGGAATACTTATAGAAAATCTCTTCATGAGCAAATACTTGAACTAAAAGAGGAAAAGAATGCAAATATTATAGCATTAGTTGAAAATGTGGGAGATGATAACAATTTTCTTTCTGGCTTAGAGAATGTTTCATTTAAAAAAGCTACTGGTAACATAAATCATAATAGGAAAATCTTCTATAATTCTGATTTTTTTAATATCAAAACGATACATGAACATGGTCGATACACAATATTTGAGCTGAATTATTTTAAAAAAAACATAAAAATAATATTAGCTCTTGTTCACTTTCCTTCAAAACTACATGCGGATGATGATGCCTACTTTAGTTATTGTGTTTCCTTGAGGAATAATATTGAAAAAAAGGAGAATGAATTGGATACTCGTAATACAGTGATTGTTGGTGATTTCAATATGAACCCTTTCGAAAGTGGGTTTTTAAATGCTACAGGAATAAGTTGTACAGGAATTAAGTCCGTCGCTTTAAAGTATGCAGAAAGAACTATTTCGGGCGAAAAATTTAGATGTTTTTATAATCCAGCATGGAGTCATTTGGGGGATAGTTCCAGAGGAAATGTACCTGGAACGTATTATTATAATAGTTCTCAGTTTAATAATTTGTACTGGAACATGTTTGATCAAGTTATCATAAGGCCTGATTTACTCAGGTTTTTCGATGATGACAATTTTGAGATAATTACATCAATAAAGGGGCGATCTTTATTAAAAGACAATAATGGAGTTCAAACTATAGACAAGAAGAACTCTGACCACCTGCCCTTATTCTTTCAATTAAAAAGTAATAGCAATGAATAATTTATGGCCATCTTTATCTAGTAGTAATCCAGGGGATTCAAATACACCTAAAAGTATTTTAATACACCAAGCTAAAGAATTAGAACGAGCCTCTGATACCAAGTTCTCAGGTATTGTGGTAACCACTACAATTAAAGCAAGATTTGATAAAAAATTTGAAGGGAGTGATGTTTTTCAACATGAGTTTTCTGTTGTAATCCCTGATCTAGATTATAGTTTTACTCTACTCACATTATCACATAAAATAATTGAGATATATCCATGTCATGTAGAATCCGATATAGTATTTGTGGCTACTATTGTAAAAAACGAGAGCGAGTTGCTGGATTTACTAAAAACTATTTTTAATGATAAGGAAACAGTGAGAATACTTAAGTCTATCATGTTCCAATTAAATGCGGAAGAAGACGCTAAGGATTTTTAAAAAAATAATCGCCTAATACCAACTAAAAACGTTATGGATAAGGTCAACAATACAATAGACGAACTACATCAGAAAGCACTGGTCTTGGCTGAAGAGGCTTATTATTTGAAAAAAAATCAAGAATTGGCTTCAGCGCAAGAAAAATATTTAGCTGCATTCCAATATGAACAAGCTGCAGCCATGCTCTTGGTAAATCAGTACGAAATGGAACCGACCAGAGCCGTTTTTTTCAGGAGCGCGGCTTGCTTACTTCTAAACCTTCCTTTTCCCTCAGAGGAGTATTTTAGAGAAGCAGAAAAAATGGTCGCCTATGGGTTAAGCGGCAACCCTCCTTCAGAAATAGCAGAAGAATTGCGACAAGCCTGGCAAGAACTTATGCAACACTTTCAAAAAGAAGCGGCATAGAAGCTATTTTTTGCCCTCCAAAAACGCATACCTCACCTCCGTCAGAAACAAGCCCTCCGGCGCAATGCTCAGGCTTTTCGCTAAGTGTTCCTGCTTGTCCAGCGCCTGGCGGACCTGAGCGAGACTAAGTTTGCCCTCACCTACCGAGAGACACATGCCTACGATAAGGCGCACCATACCCCGCAGAAAGCGATTAGCGGCAATGTGGTAAACCCATTCGTCATCCTTGAATTCCCACTCCGAACGAAACAGCTCGCAGCGCATGGTTTTAGCATCAGAGCCGGTTTTGCAAAAAGGCAGGAATGCTTCATAATCCAAAAGCAATTTCGCGGCCTCCTGCATCAAGGCCTGGTCGCAATGCTGCGCTCGGTAGAGATAAAAGCTGGTATCCTGCCGGAAGGGGTCTTTTTGCCAGGTAAGATGATATTGATAGGCGCGATAGTGCGCATCAAAGCGCGCATGCTGGTCATCGGCGACGGGGAAAATTCGGCGGATCGCAATGTCTTTTGGCAGAAACTTGTTGAGCCTGGACACGAAACCTTTTGGTAATTCGCCCACAAAATCAAAATGTGCAAAATACTGGCTGGCATGCACCCCTGTATCCGTACGGCCACAGCCCATGATTTCTAATTCAGGCGAACGTAAGATCAAGGCCAGCGCCTGCGTAATCGTCTCTTGTACCGATATCTGCGCTGGTTGCACTTGCCACCCGTAATAAGCAGCCCCATTATAGGCGAGTTCCATAAAATAACGCATGCTCTATTTTTCGTCGACGCTTGCCGCTTTTTCTAAAATGACCGACTTCCCTTTTTCAATAATTGCGTCGATCCCTTGAAGTTCTTCTGCCGGACCCGTGGTCTGGTAGATGTCGGGCTCAATCCCTTTTTCTATGTTATAACCATCCGGAAGATAAGTACGGGTAGCCGAAATACGAAACGTCCAGCCATTTGGCAATTCAAAAGATACCGGTACACCGCCGCCGCCACCACTTTGGTCACCGATCAACGTAACGTTGGGTAAGGTAGACATATAACCCGCAAAGAAATTGGTGGCCGAATAGCTGTGCCGATTTACCAAGACAACAATAGGCTTGTCTAGCATCATCCCCGTACTGTCAGCTACGGCCCAACGTCCGGGGCCAGTCGTTTTTTCCTCCTGAGATGCTTTTTCTTCCTCTTCTTCTTTTCCTTTCTTTTTCTTCTGCTTAGCCTTGGCTTCGGCGATAGCTTTGTAGTCTACTAAGGGTTTTATGAAAACACTATCAGGTACCGAAAAATCATCTGCACTTTGCCCTGATTTGTATTGCATGGTGCCAAAATAGGTACGCTCGGGCACGAATCGCTCCACCAATCGAAACACGTTGCGCATCGATCCCCCTCCATTTTCGCGAACATCAATGATCAGTCCTTTGGCCTTGGCAAAACGGTTGAGTACATAGTCGAGGTGCCCTTTGGAGAAGCCCGCTCGGAAAGAGCCATAATAAACATAGCCAATAGAATCCGTCAGCCAGGTATTGAGCAACGCTCCTGAAGATTGATAATCTCCTTTCCAATACTGGCGATTGAGGAAACCCTGGTTGAAGTTGGCGGGATAGTCCAGGTACCAATCCGCATTGCGGGAACGATCATTATTGACATACAGGTTGACGTGGCCGTCTCTGAGCGCAAAAAGCATAGTCGACAGGATGCTGTACAAAGAGTCGTTGCTGAGGCTGTCGTTGATCAGTGGTCGGTACACCTGATCCAGGGAATCCCAGGCTACTTGCTTTTCGCCAAAAAAAGAATAGTTTTCTTTTACTGCGCGGTAAAAGTAATCGTAGTTATTGCTTACGGTATTTTCGGGATTTGGCCCTACGATCCATTTTCCGCAGGTCGTCAGAAGGAGGATCAGCACCAGAAAGCTCAGCGCTCGAATTACGTTTTTCATGCCGGAGATTTTTATTAGAAGACTTACAAGAGTACCCGGAAACCGTAGCCCAGGCTGCCCACCGTAGCGATCATTGGCTTGGTTTTGGGCAGTGGTGTATACAACAGGCTCCAATCATAGGCGATGCGATTACTACGCCAATCGCGCACCTGGTTGTCAGCATCAATCCCTACAGTGATTTTGAAAAACTTGTTGAGGGTAACGATGCTACAGCTCTTGAAAAAATCTTTGCCTTTTACTTCTGGAATGTGTAAAAACGGTCCTACCCCAATGTAGCTTGGTCGGTACAAGGCCGCGACAATGGGCAGCTCCACCCTTGTACTGGCAACCCAGGTAGCACTATTGCCTATCCTCCGGCGATCCAGTGCGCCTATACTAAGTGATGATTGAAAAAGGAGACTCTCTGTATTATTGGTGGGCAAGGGATAGCTGCGGTTATTCCCTTGTACGTTAAACGCGCCGCCAATGTACTGCCTGTTGTCACTGCTAGCATCACCACCAACGCTGACGTAGTAGCCTACACTGAAAGAAAGATCATTGAGCTGAGCTTTTCCCTGGGTATCCTTACGGGGCTTAACTTTGGCCTTGAGGGTTGCATTTTCGATAGCGAAAGACAAGCGAAAAACACCGTTGTCTCTGATTTCTTCAAAATTGGTAAAAATGCGTAACCCGCTTCCTCGGTAAGCCAGGCTGGTATGCGCTTGATCACGGACGGTATGGATGGGGATACCTAAGCCCAAGGTGAGGTATTTGCCATGGGCATTTAATATGTTTTCCTGAGCGCTAAGACTTAAGCAGCACAGCAAGACAAGAAAGCTGGGCCAGATTTTCATTGTTATCTTGAGTTAAGGGGCGGAAAAAAAGTGCATTTTTTTGTACCGTTTTCTATTGAAAAACAGCGTAACTGATGCCAAATAAGACAACGGACAAGACGACCCCTACCATAAAAAGGTTATAACAAATACGTAGTTGGTTGTACTTCTTTCCGAGGGAGCGACCAAGGAAATAAAGGTCGCGTTTGATGGCCGATTCCAGCGTGTCATCATCCGCAATGACAAGGTCCATGCCTTCATCGTATTCTTTTAGTCCCATTCTGTAGAAATTACCAAAAAAGAATAAGTTGGATTGCCCTTTCGTGATATCATCAGGGGTAGTGATACCCGTCATCGGTATGGGCCGGGTAGCCAGCGTTGCAAAAATCATGGAACACAAACAGGTAAGTAAAAGCACGATGACAGGAATCATCAAGTGCGGGGCATCATTTACGTAACCTGCCGCCATGGGCACGGCGATCGTAACGATCAAGGCATTTACGGACAGCATAATATTCGCCTTGTTGTCCGCCAGATTACTCAGGTCCATGTGATTCCGCAGCGCCGTTTTAAACATCATCTGCGCACTTCTGTTGGTGCTAATGGTGTTTCCCGTACGGGTATCTTTTTTCTCTTTATTCTTCGCTTTTTTCTTTTTCTTTTTCCGCAGTTTCTTTAGCGTCTTTTCATTTTGTTTGTGCTGTACGCCATAAATTTCTTCCGCAATGTTGGTGTGATATTTATGTTTCTTAACAAACTTATAATTGAGTTTGTACCATGTTTGATCATCATAAATTTCATTGCGAAAAACCTCCCATTCGTGTCGTAATCCTGATAGCAAGGCAAGATAGTCGGCCCGGCCAATATTACTTAAATCAGCGTCTCTGAGGATCATCTCTAATTGATCCGTAGGTTCGTGATCTATTTTGGTAGCAAGGATAAGCCGCTTGACAGTAGCCACAGCTTCTTTGGAATAATCAAAATCTTGGAGAAACTCGACGGCCATTTCAGCACCAGCGGCTTCGTGGTTTTCGTAGGCTTTTACATAGCCCGTATCATGGAACCACGCCGCGACTTCCAGTAGCTCACAATCTTCATGGGAAATCTCGTGCCGGGCAGAGAGCAGCCGCACCGCATCCACGACGGAAAGGGTATGCGGAAGATTATGATAATAATGATCGGGCGTTAAATTCTCCTGTAGAAGATTTTTTACATGACGCTCAACTTTACTGACATTCGTTGACATATTGTTTTTTTTCCGTCCCTTATTTTGATCTTATCCAGCTCTAAATTTAAGCATCTAAAGCCTAAGCTAATAATTTAGTTCTCTTGCTCTTCGGCAACCAACGCCAGGAAGGCTTCCTGCAGGGCTTTAGTATGAGTTCCGGGCTGGCCGGTTCCTACCGCTTGGCCATCAATGAAGCTGACGGGCAAGGCTCCTTTTGTAGAACTGGTAAGAAATGCTTCCTTGGCTTCTGTCAGCTCCGCTAACTCAATTTCTCTTTCTTCTACTTGCATCCCGGCTTTGCGAGCCAGCATCAGTATTTTGGCACGTGTAATGCCTGCCAACACTTTTTCACCAGCAGTCACCAACACATCATCCTGGGTGATAAGGAAAAAATTAGAGCGATCACTCTCCCTTACGTATTGCCCATCGTGGTAGAGAATATACTCCGCATTCTGCTCTTTCAACCACGGCAGCAAGTAAATACCGATGAGGTAGTTGAGTGATTTGATCTCCGGCAACTCCCGTTGGTACTGATAAGTCGCTACCCGTGCTCCGCGCTCAAACTGAACCGGCGATGGTGCGGGAAAAGGCGATTGCAAAACAAAAAGATTACCTACCGTGGGGGTGTAGCCATCCGGCGTGTAACCACCCGTCAAGACCAACCTGATTCCTCCCGATGGATGTTCGTTGGCCGCAATAAGTTGATGAATTCCCTGTTTGAGATCTGCTCTCTCAACGGGTGACACCAGCCCCAGTCGCTGCGCCGAACGGTAAAACCGATCCAGATAATCCTCCAAAAAGCGTGGCTGAAAACGCTCGAAAACAAAAAAATCGAAAATGCCAAACCCACGCAACAGGGCTAAATCATTCAAGCCCAATTGAGCCGTCTCTTCCGAAACAATTGCTCCATTTAAGTAACACTTCAGCTTATTCAAGGTTCTTATTTGCTTTATTTGCCGAAATATACCGGTAAAAACCGGATGTTTGCAGTAATTTAACCCCGCTTGTCAAAAAAAGAAATATGGACGATTATATTGCCATTGGTGATCAGGTGCTTTATAACAATCACCATTTGGTAGCTTTTAATAAGCCCAACGGGGTGCCCGTTCAGCCAGATCAGACGGAGGATCCCTCCTTGTTACAGCTGGGCTCGACCTACTGCAAGACATCCTTGCATCTCATTCATCGCATTGATCGTCCGGTGAGTGGCCTGGTGCTTTTCGCTAAACGCAAGGACGCGATGCAGGCACTGCACGAACAGTTTCGGGAGCGTACCGTCAAGAAAACCTACCTCGCGATTGTCGCTCAGGAGCCTCCGGCCAATGAGGGAGAATTGGTACATTACCTAAAGAAAAAGAAGGGAAAATACCAAACGGAAGTGCTGGATCAACCAGCTCCCGAAGCCATTGAAGCACGCCTTAATTATAGTGTTCTAGGAAAAAGTGATCGTTATTGCTTATTGCAAATCGACCTGCAAACCGGGCGCTATCACCAGATCAGGGCGCAACTCGCTCATATTGGTTGCCCCATCAGAGGCGATGCTAAATATGGGTTCCGCCGCCGAAATCCAGACCGCAGCATTGACTTGCACGCCTGGCAGTTGTGGTTCAATCACCCACGCACCAACAAGGCAGAGCATATTGTCGCAGCTCCTCCAGCCAACCCACTGTGGGAGGCCTTCAAAATCCCTACGCCCTGGGAAGAGTAGTGTGGCGTCAAGTTTGAAATTCCGGGTTGATGCTTGGTGATTTGAGCGTTGCACTTGGCGGGTGGTGCTCATCCCGATCCTCGGGACGGCTGCCGCCGACGCAGTCGGCACCACCGTGAGTGCTAGCGAACACCAGCGGCCCTGAGTGAAAATGTAAAAACCAAGCTCTTAACAAACCACTAGAACTGTTTAACTTATCTTTGCCCATAAATATTCCTCGATTAAGTATGGAAGCTATTAAAGCCTATTTTCCTGATTTGTCCTCCGACCAACTTGCACTGTTGGAACAGTTAGATCCGCTCTATCGAGAATGGAACGATAAAATAAACGTGATCTCCCGTAAGGATATTGACAATCTCTACCTCCATCATGTTCTTCACAGTCTGGCCATTGCCAAAGTGATCAAGTTTATGCCCGGCGCCAGGGTGTTGGATCTGGGCACAGGAGGAGGCTTTCCTGGCATTCCGCTAGCGATCCTTTTTCCGGAAACGGAATTCGTTTTGATTGATGGCATCCGTAAAAAAATTACGGTCGTTAATGAAGTAGCTGCTGCGCTGGGGCTGAAAAACGTGCAAGGTTTTCAGCAGCGGGCCGAAGAACGTAAAGGCAGGTCTTTCGATTTTGTGGTCACCCGCGCCGTCGCTTTGATGGAAAAAATCGTCCCCTGGAGTCTGCCCCTCATTCGCGACGAACAGCTGCACGCCTTACCCAACGGTATCCTCGCCCTGAAAGGTGGAAACGTCAAAGAAGAACTCAAAGCGCTACCAAGAGGAACTTACTCGGAAATTTATCCCATCAAGAAAATGTTCACGGAAGAATTCTTTACCGAAAAGTCGGTGGTGTACGTACAGTATTAATACTATGACAGTGTAATCGTATTTATTTTTTACATATAAATACAAATTAAATGCTGACTGACAGGGTTTTTTACTTGATAAAAAAACGCTATATTTGTTAAACGTCAACGACAATTTCCTGTAAAAGGGAGGATTTGAACTCCTGACACTATGAACACTTTCTAAGGAATTGTCAACGATCCACGTTTATGCTTCTTCCGGGTTATCGTTCAGGTAATCCGGAAGATAAGCTTCGCTTCCTTCCAACTCCTCTCATTCACAGCCCCACAAACGACCCCTTGATCTCAATATTCAGCGTCTCAGCCGTACGGTTTTTTTGTTGGGTTTTGATGAGGTAGCCGCTTGCTGGCTCATAAGTCATCCAGCTTTTGTTCCCCGCAAGGGCGGTTTCTGTTTGGCTGACAATGTCAATTTTTTCTACGCCACCTTCTTTGTTCATCACCACAAAAAGTTCCTGGGTTTTCAGTTCCGGATCAAGCGAGGTATACTTGATTTGCAAAGCTCCATCCTGTTGGGTAGAATCGGCGCTGTACTTATTTGACCAAGCTGGTCGATTGATATCTGCTTTGCTAAACATGCTGAATTCTCTGGAATAATCGACCTCCTTGATGAGCTGCTGCTCTTCCTTATCGTTGATGCGAATCTCCTTGTCGAGAGCAATGCTTGCACTTTGCAGCCGTTTTCCTTCTGCTTCAAAAAACTTTTCCAGCGAGAAGAAGGTATCCTTCCGATCCATCGCCACCTGGGCCTCTTCGGCTTGGTTGCACGATGAGAATACCAAGACCATAGTGAAAATGGTCGTTGCGCGGTACAAATATTTGCTCATTACTGTTAATTTATTCGAATTGAAACGCCGTGTTTATCCTGACGTCGAAGTGAAAACCACTGCTATTTTTGTTTGATCAGTGGCCGACCATCCATTTCGGGTGGCGCAGGTACGCCCATCATCCAAAGCAGCGTTGGGGCCACATCTCCGAGCTTTCCATCATTCAGTTCCCAACTACCGGGTCTTTGGTTAACAAAAATACAAGGCACCAGGTTTTTGGTATGCGCGGTATTCGGCGTGCCATCTTCATTGATCAGGTAATCCGAATTGCCGTGATCGGCAATTACAATCGCTTCGTAACCGTATTCACGACCCGTTTCGAGCAGCCTGCCCAAACACTCATCTACGGTTTCCGCAGCAATCATAGCGGCGGAGAACACACCCGTATGCCCCACCATATCCGTATTGGCATAATTGAGGCAGATAAAATCGGGTTGATTGGCTTTGATGTCCGCAATGATGGCATCGGTGATCCCGTGCGCGCTCATTTCCGGCTTGAGGTCATAAGTAGCCACTTCCTTTGGAGAAGGAATCAGTAGGCGACGCTCATTTTCAAAAGGTTCTTCGCGGCCACCGTTAAAGAAAAAGGTGACGTGTGCGTATTTCTCGGTTTCGGCAATCCGCACCTGGGTTTTCCCATTGGCGGCCAAGACTTCACCCAGTGTTTTTTCCAGGTCTTTCTTTTCAAAAAGCACCTCCAGCCCTGTAAAGGTCTCGTCGTAACGCGTCATGGTAAGGTAGCGAACGTCGAGTTTTTTCATGCCGTAATCAGGAAAATCCTCCTGCGTAAGTACTGCCGAAATTTGGCGGGGACGATCGGTACGGAAATTAAAGCACAACAATACATCGCCGTCTTTTAGAGAGGGTGGCGTTTCCCCTTCTGTATTGATCACCACTGTAGGCTGGATAAATTCATCCGTCTCCCCGGCTGCATAACGCTCTTTGAGGGTTGCAATGATATCACTGGTCTTTCCACCTTCTCCCTTTACGATCAGGTCATAAGCGAGCTTGATGCGCTCCCAACGCTTGTCGCGATCCATCGCAAAATAACGGCCAATGACGGTAGCAAGGCGGGTGTGCTTCCCGTTGAGGTGACTAAGCAAGGTTTGTAGGTAGTCTTTTCCTCCTTCGGGAGAAGTATCCCGTCCGTCCGTAAAGGCATGGATAAAAGTTTTATCGTGACCTGTTGCTTCAATGATATCCGCCAAGGCTAGCAAATGATTCAACTGAGAGTGTACCCCGCCGTCAGAGACCAAGCCCATCAAGTGGATAGCCTTGCCATTTTCTTTCGCGTAAGCAATGGCGCTTTGCAACTTCTCGTTACGGGCCAGCTCCCCCTCCCGAATAGCTTTGTTGATGCGCGCTAGCTCTTGATAGACCACCCGGCCAGCACCAATATTCAAATGCCCCACTTCCGAATTTCCCATCTGGCCTTCCGGCAAACCCACCTCTTCACCATAAGTCACCAGGGTACTATGGGGGGCATTTTGCCATAGTTCATCAAAAACGGGTGTATTGGCTTGCGCAATGGCATCGGCACCCGGCACTTGGCCCAAGCCCCAACCATCAAGGATAATCAACATTGCTTTTTTAGTGCTCATCGTCTGCTAAGTATAGGTTATTGTGCCCAAATATAAGCACTTAGTGTAAATAAAACACTTAACCAAAGTGCTTGTCTTTCAGGAAAATTGTTCTTACTTTTGGGATATGCTTGAGCAATGAAAGACCATTGCCGCTCGTTATTACCCCGCTACAGCTGCAAACTAGCCCTGTAGCCTGCGTCACTGCAACTATTCAAACTATCTCGCCTATTGAAAAATGTGACCTGCAAGCACATTTTTCGTCTAATTCACGAAGTAAAGTTACTGGTTATATTACCAATAACTTAAAATCGAGCTTATGAAACAGTTGTTGTTTGTTCTAATGTTATCTCCCATTGTGACTTTCGCCCAGAGCGGAATGTCCCAAATTACGGCTGCACTAAACAGCGGTGATATGGAAACATTGGGCACTTATTTCGATGAATCACTGGAGCTTTCCATCCTCGAAGAAGAGGGAATTTACAATAAAGCCCAGGCTTTACAAAAGGTCAAGCGATTTCTTGGCCAGAATACCGTTAGTTCTTTTACCGAGGTGCACCAGGGAGCTTCCCGAAGCAGTGATTCCCAGTACGTGATTGGTAATATGAAAACCAGTGGTGGTACTTACCGCGTGTATTTGTATCTCACCAATCGGAACGGAAAAATGATTATCCAGGAATTTCGCTTCGACAGCGAATGAATTTCCTCGTAAACTACAAGTGAACCGTAAATTGATTTCACCGGTTCCCCTTGAAAACACCCGCTTCTCAGCATGAGAAGCGGGTGTTTTCTATTAGCTGAAGTAGGGAATTGATGCTTCCTCCTCTAATATCTCTCGACCCTTTACCAAAAGGGCGCGAAGCAGCCCGCATCTTAATACTATTAGCGTTATCTTTGTGCTATGAATACCAAGGCATCCATACAAATGGACATTCGCAAACTCAGCTTAGACGACCTCAAGGTGGTTATGCAAGAGTTGGGGCAAGCAGGCTTTCGCGCCAAACAAGTCTATGAATGGCTCTGGCAGAAAGGTGCCCGTTCCTTTGCGGAAATGACCAACCTTTCGAAAGCGCTCCGCGAGCAACTAGAGGAAGCTTACCGAATCAATGCCATCACAGAAGACAAGGTACAGCACAGTGCGGATGGGACAATCAAGT is a window from the Lewinella sp. LCG006 genome containing:
- a CDS encoding DUF4783 domain-containing protein; the encoded protein is MKQLLFVLMLSPIVTFAQSGMSQITAALNSGDMETLGTYFDESLELSILEEEGIYNKAQALQKVKRFLGQNTVSSFTEVHQGASRSSDSQYVIGNMKTSGGTYRVYLYLTNRNGKMIIQEFRFDSE
- the rsmG gene encoding 16S rRNA (guanine(527)-N(7))-methyltransferase RsmG; the protein is MEAIKAYFPDLSSDQLALLEQLDPLYREWNDKINVISRKDIDNLYLHHVLHSLAIAKVIKFMPGARVLDLGTGGGFPGIPLAILFPETEFVLIDGIRKKITVVNEVAAALGLKNVQGFQQRAEERKGRSFDFVVTRAVALMEKIVPWSLPLIRDEQLHALPNGILALKGGNVKEELKALPRGTYSEIYPIKKMFTEEFFTEKSVVYVQY
- the gpmI gene encoding 2,3-bisphosphoglycerate-independent phosphoglycerate mutase, encoding MSTKKAMLIILDGWGLGQVPGADAIAQANTPVFDELWQNAPHSTLVTYGEEVGLPEGQMGNSEVGHLNIGAGRVVYQELARINKAIREGELARNEKLQSAIAYAKENGKAIHLMGLVSDGGVHSQLNHLLALADIIEATGHDKTFIHAFTDGRDTSPEGGKDYLQTLLSHLNGKHTRLATVIGRYFAMDRDKRWERIKLAYDLIVKGEGGKTSDIIATLKERYAAGETDEFIQPTVVINTEGETPPSLKDGDVLLCFNFRTDRPRQISAVLTQEDFPDYGMKKLDVRYLTMTRYDETFTGLEVLFEKKDLEKTLGEVLAANGKTQVRIAETEKYAHVTFFFNGGREEPFENERRLLIPSPKEVATYDLKPEMSAHGITDAIIADIKANQPDFICLNYANTDMVGHTGVFSAAMIAAETVDECLGRLLETGREYGYEAIVIADHGNSDYLINEDGTPNTAHTKNLVPCIFVNQRPGSWELNDGKLGDVAPTLLWMMGVPAPPEMDGRPLIKQK